A genome region from Salvelinus alpinus chromosome 26, SLU_Salpinus.1, whole genome shotgun sequence includes the following:
- the LOC139554653 gene encoding proteasome subunit beta type-8-like, whose amino-acid sequence MALLDVCGISDWVKEDGFNAERASVDKANHFNFASQTPELAVPVGVDPAEFLRPLVDSEEGVDGVKINLEHGTTTLAFKFQHGVMVAVDSRASAGSYVSTQMFKKVIEINPFLLGTMSGSAADCVYWERVLAKECRIYKLRNKERISVSAASKLLANMVVNYRGMGLSMGTMICGWDKKGPGLYYVDDNGLRLCGNMFSTGSGNTYAYGVMDSGYRYDLSVPEAYELAQRAIFHATHRDAYSGGTVNMYHMRETGWIKVSQEDVGDLYHRFSNEKK is encoded by the exons ATGGCTCTTCTCGACGTTTGCGGGATATCAGATTGGGTTAAAGAGGACGGATTCAACGCGGAACGAGCGTCGGTGGATAAAGCCAATCACTTCAATTTCGCTTCTCAGACACCAGAGTTGGCGGTACCCGTTGGAGTTGAT CCAGCAGAGTTTCTTAGGCCTCTGGTTGACAGTGAGGAAGGGGTGGATGGGGTGAAGATCAACCTGGAGCATGGCACTACTACTCTGGCGTTCAAGTTCCAGCATGGGGTGATGGTGGCTGTTGACTCCAGAGCATCTGCAGGATCTTACGTCA GCACTCAGATGTTTAAGAAGGTGATCGAGATAAACCCCTTTCTACTTGGGACAATGTCAGGCAGTGCTGCCGACTGTGTCTATTGGGAGAGAGTCTTGGCCAAGGAATGCAG GATATACAAGCTGAGGAACAAGGAGAGGATCTCTGTATCTGCTGCCTCTAAGCTCCTTGCCAACATGGTGGTCAACTACAGAGGGATGGGTCTCTCCATGGGCACAATGATATGTGGCTGGGACAAGAAG GGTCCTGGGCTGTATTACGTTGATGACAATGGCCTGAGACTGTGTGGAAACATGTTCTCCACTGGGTCTGGTAACACCTATGCCTATGGTGTGATGGACAGTGGCTACCGTTATGACTTGTCTGTTCCAGAAGCCTATGAATTGGCACAGAGGGCCATCTTTCATGCTACACACAGGGATGCTTACTCTGGGGGAACAGTCAACA TGTATCACATGAGAGAGACTGGTTGGATTAAAGTTTCTCAAGAGGATGTTGGTGACCTGTACCACCGCTTTTCCAATGAGAAGAAGTGA